In the Arachis hypogaea cultivar Tifrunner chromosome 20, arahy.Tifrunner.gnm2.J5K5, whole genome shotgun sequence genome, aaaaatatatctttatttaattacgtgatagaacatatatttatatgtaaaatataatataataaaataaatctatttaaagtatttaaaagtataattaaaatcatgaacatacaaatataataataaaatttgtactctaaacaaataaacatatttttttatcatacatatattatttaaaaaataaatatattattaaaattaataacagaaatttaaaatgataaaatctcaaccatttccaaatcttaATCATCTTCCAAAACTCaaccaattccaatatcaaattatttccaaagcgaatcaatgccaataataaatctctttttaaaatcaagccagctcaaatactaaatcatttataaagttagattaactcaaaattaaaccatttctaaaattaattcattttcatatttcaaatcaGTTCCAAAGTCGATTCGTTTACATTCTCAAAAAcagcttcaaaaccaagaaagTCACTTTttataataatcaactaaataacctttcaaactaatttcttttcaacaatcacaaactactcaaccaatcaagcaatcagtcattcagtccaacaaacaaccacatttataagacaatcataatcacagacatatgtttctcacattaatatctatttataacaactctataAGATAAAATGAATTTTAAGAAAATCCCTACCTCGATAAGTCAAAACATATAACCCCAAACGTGTCAACTGAACTCTTTTCGCTCAGCCTGAATTCAACCGCGACCAAACACTCAGCTCCGCTTGCTTTCTCAATAACAGAACAGCCTCAATCGCGACACGCAATACTCGATttctaattcttaaaaatatcaaTGTTGCAAATACTTTAATACATGTAACAAAACACTAACGCAGGGTCTCCAAAACAGAAATACTTACTGCAGTACGAAAACGAAATAACGGTGGTCTCTGAACTGGTTTGGCAGCCTCGGCAGCCACCTCACGCGGCAGCGGCGACGGCAACAGCAACTGAAACCAACAAGCAGTGCTTGTAACGTTTCCAAAActtaaaagaaatgaaaatacTCAAACCCTTACCGACGGTGGTCGTAGGTAACGGAGGTGGCGTTTCTCGGCGGCGAAGGCTCGGCCACCCATCACCAGCGGTGGCGACGGAGGGTACGACGGCGGCTGGACAGATCGGCGGTGAGGAGAACCAGCTCAGTCTCGGATCTCTCTCTCCCTTCCACGCGCGGCTCTCCTTGCATCGGCTCCTTTTCCCGGTGACAGCGGCGAATCTGGCGACGGTCCAGGACAGAGACGACGACAGCGGCTGGTCGAGCTAGACGGACCGACGACGACGGGTTAGCCACACGTCTCCTCTCCCCGCAACTGAGCTCCCTGGCACGCGTTCTTCCTCTCTCTTCCCTCTGTTCTTCGCACTTTCTCCCTTCTCTGTGCAGCACGGTGGCGACTGGTCGCGGTGGCGATGTGGCGTCCTGAGCAGCGCGGCGGTGGTGCGATGGCTCCTCCCTCCTACCCGACGCTCTCCGTCTCACGGATCCCCTCTCAtctcttcccctttctttcttcttttcttgctgTTGGGTTTTGGCTGTGGGTGTTGGGTTATTTTGGGGAAAAGGGTATGGCGGCTAGGTTAGGGAAATTGGGGTTAGGGTTGTGTTTTGGGAATTTAgggttttgatttgggaattaggattTTATGATAAAATTGGAGATTTTTGTATTcatctaaaatttaattaaatctctaaaattattgtgaaatatcatttattgtatcaaaatactaattgatttgaaatcaaatactctaattaaaattataaggtaatattattaattttctttatttataaaaatattagtattaaattccaaaatctcaattacTTAAACCAaaccatataaaattcttattattttatatttgctaaactttattattcaaatatagaaaataattcgataattataaaatcagataaaaccttaaattactttaaactcaattaattaaaatttgttttaatttttctttaataaaataattcctGAGGTTAAGGtacttaatgaataaataaatcaacattaattcttaataagattttttctgaaatttctgggtcttacagaatgagtgatatattttaatattataatttttggtattttttaaaattatggaaGTTACACAAATTGGATCCTcttatttgtgtttaaaaaatttaaaaaatttgtaataCGGGTCTGATTTGTgtattccaattttttttaatttttaaacacaaatcgaagAATTCGAGTACAAAAATTGAACGGTccaatttttatttcttaaattaaattatcccacattttttaaaaataacacaGTAATTCACAATTCAAAAAATACCATTGttaatccaatattaaaaataaaaatgtgtcgTAAATGAGCACCGAGTTATCTAGGAATAATGTGGGTTACCTTGGAATCAAGCACCGCTTGTATTCTcatttatcaaaaataatttaacCCAGTAATCTATAATTAAAAGGTGAATGCTACCTaaccccctctaaaataacatgtaaattactcttcattatgtgtcacattgtaattggtccttacttaaccatagttgggttattttataatttattatttgagattgaaaatgatataatttcttaaaatatcaaaactTCACCCTGTGTTAATTAAAGCACATTTCCACGCCTCCATTCTTTCTTTATCATTTCATCACCTAAATTCCGTCCTTCCAAGCACTGTCGCGTTCGTGACAAAAAGCGTCGACGTCGCCATTTACTGCCCTCCCACGCAATCTCTCTTTCTGTAGTGCATTATCCCTTAGTCACGTCGTTGAATTCCGTTGCCTGTACTTCACCATCTTTCCCAGTATAGCCAGCGCCTCTTTTTGCCATGGATCACTGCTTacccacataattaatggttaatttggttattaatttttttattgaaaaaatatatctttatttaattacgtgatagaacatatatttatatgtaaaatataatataataaaataaatctattcaaagtatttaaaagtataattaaaataatgaacatacaaatataataataaaatttgtactctaaacaaataaacatatttttttatcatacatatattatttaaaaaataaatatattattaaaattaataacagcaatttaaaatgataaaattcaactgtcttaccgtattttttatagtatttttattttttaatttttaatttattaatattttattatttaattaataattaaacaaattatttttatgaaaaattattttttgtattatattagagaagagaccaatatagcagtttaaaaaataaattgtataaatatttaagagataaatataaaatacatacctaaaataaataaaacagacaaaatGGGAGTACTCTTGAGAAAtagagaattatttttatttgttttatttattttagacatgtatttcatatttatctcttaaatatctatctatataatttacttttgtatttaaaaattttaatattatctatttttatttaaaaattatttttacattattttttaaactgttatattggtcttttttttaagataatacaaaaaaataatttctcataaaaataattatttaatcattaattaaataataaaatacgaataaattaaaaattaaaagaataaaaatactataaaaaatacttgtaagaaagttagattttatcattttaaacttgtgttattaattttttaataattattttttttaaataatttatgtacgataaaaaatatgttttttctgattttaattatacttttaagtactctaaatagagttattatattatattatattttacattcaTATATTCTAtcgtgtaattaaataaagatttgttttagtgaaaaaatttaataaccaaactaaacATTATTTATGTTAGTAAAGAGGGATCGAGTGAGAGGATAGGAGATAGCGAGGACGTAGGACGGCAAAGTTATTGATAACGAAATTCAACCACGTCGTTAAGGGAGGAAGAAAGGGGGATTGCGTGAGAGTACTCCCATTTTCTAACTTTAtttaaaatgataataaattataaaataacccaactatggttaccaattacaatgtgacacataatgaagggtaacttacatgttattttaaagGGGTTGGATAGCATTCACCTATAAAAAAAAtgccaataaattataactcaaatgacataatttttcatGCTCATGTAAGAGATGGCGCCTTCGAATTTACTAATTAGATAAACATAGTTGATAAAGAATATCATAAACCAATATTTCTTAAAACTGCAAGTATTATTAAACACATAGAACTGATAAAAAACATAATAATCACAAAATTATAAGTTTGATTATCATCAATGACTTGAACTAATAATTAGTACTAACAACTAAACTACTTCTAATAATCAATTCATAAAAGTAGCTAAATCTTCACGACAAAGCGGACAACTAGTTTTTCCAGAGTGTAACCAAGAGTTTATACAAGCCGCATGAAACTCATGAACACACACTCCAAAAGGTTGAATTAACTCTCCATCCTTAAACTCTTCAATACAAATAGGACAAGAATTGATTCTCCGGTCGACTAATCCGTcgccatcctcctcctcctccttagcGAAGCTCTTAACCGGCGGCAATGCCTTCAAAACAAGTCTAGCAATCCGCATACTCCGACTAAAAGGCAACTCGGTGAGTTCTTGTGTCTCTTGGGAATCAAAACTTTGAAGCGTTATCATAAAATGTCCATCTTCATCCAACCAAGGAACCACTCTCATATTTCTTGTGATCTCAATAGTATTATTCTCCGATGAGCTACTATCCCTCAAATATATAGGCAAAAACTTGTCTGCTATAATAAATAGGATGTAGCCAACAACAAATATGAAATAACCGGAACCAATAATGATCAATTGAGAAGAAGAATTAAAATCTTTCCATTTAGGTCCACCTCCTATGTTTATAAGTGTAAACCCCAGAACGAAGAACATATAGGGTATTAGCATCATCGGCCAAAATGCCTTTCGAAAACAATCATAACGCATAGGCATTATAATTAGAGAAGTAAATTATACCAATTTGTTTATAGGAAtaaattatgtatatatgtactttgATAGAGAGAAATACTCAGTTTGTACAAGAGTTATAATCTCTCatgcatatatatttatatatgggaTAAAGAAATTTTGGTAACGAAATCTaattaagataaattaaaaaagataagatatatgaTATGATACCGTGAAGTAAGATAATGATTGATGAGAATGACGaggttttaataatttaaaatttggttacgttaaatgaagaaagaaaataataagagATTTAACATGTATGAGATTAAAAGAATCAATCATAAATGATAGCAAAATGTTTTAAGCTTTAATTTGATAGAGAGAGAtaaaataaattaggaaatatAATGATGGTAAAACAATTTTCCTTTATCCATTAAATTTTTGTCACGTGATCAAAGTTATTAAACTAAACTCGGTTTAAGTTGGTGTTGTTAGTGGTTcagtttaatttgattttgaataaaGACTCAATTATATATGAATATTCTGAATAAAATCAATATCAGTATGACTTGATTTTATATGGAAAATTGCtttgaataaaataaacaaattaaaataaatttgaattgattaagccgacttgattttgttttttacttttataaatataacacagaataaaataaacaaatttaaataaggaaaagtatagggaccatcaacttttttaaattttggtcAATATGTAACTAGCAAGGAAAAGtaagccattggatgaaatctcacaccaatctcacactattaaaatcatcattaatagctatttgatggctacaaataccAAAAGTTGCTGACCACTAACACTCatctttaaataaatttaaattactttTGTATGGATAGCACCCACCTTACTTCTGTTTCAAAATGGGAGTTCTTTTGTTCTTATAGGCTCCAAAAGAGCCAAACATATTTACTCATGTGAAGCTGCTTTTTACTTGGATACTAGTACTTActtttatttaatctttttttttgtgggtaaataaaataaaattattattattattgtaagtaCTATCTTatgattcatttttttttaattttatataatgtgtttaaaattttagggacatGGATTGAAGACTAAATGCAtcagataaatttgaaatttttacaaGGGTATACCGTATTTATAGCTTGCTAATAAGGTAAACTATTGATgatttattatctattttataggtattttatttttgtcattgTAAGATTTATGGATCACACTTTTGGTTTGGCTTATTACTTAAAGTCTCACAAATTGATTGGACTTGTAGTTGATGATAATTTTCTTGCTGTGACTTGACTTTGATTTGGCAGAGAATCTCACTGATTGTATGGATGTTCAgctgcagaaaaataaaaaacgtaTGAGTTACTGTTATCATCATTACAAGATATATGCTCTTTGACATAAATTTATCATTCTTAGTTATTATTCTaatgaaaaatataaagaaagtagagacaacaagttttcttattttgtttttaaccAGATAGTCAAGAATAAAACTATAAGCAAAATGATCAGATCCCGAACATTGTAAATTAGAAATAATGCACCATATATGTAAATGAAtgttgctatttttttattaaattattaaccaTATTGCATGTACCATATGATACTTTGTGTCTTTCAACTATTATCATGAAAGTCATTATATGATTTAATATGTTATTTATAATGTTGATACTGCTTTAATTTGATAATGTTCAAGCACATTTAGTGAGATAAGTTTAGATATATTGATTATTAAGTTCCATTTGCATGACTTTAagtcactaaaaaaataattaattttagcgaCAAATTTTTAGCGACAATAATACAAtgattactattttttatttaaattatgttttttgTGGCATTATATATTTGTCATTAATACTATATATTATAATAGCAATTATTTTTATTGccactaaaatataaaaaaattacttttaataaaaagtTTTAGAGCAACTCCAATGGAATGAAAGTGGAGTCCCTTCTTGAAGCGTTGGAGTGAAAATGAATGCAATTCCTTCACATGGGCCAAGAAGGGGAGTCCCTTCTCAGAGGGACTCTTGCACTCCAATCAAGTTTGGACACATggcaaataattaaaaataaattaaaatatataacatatatattaaattaataattaaattatattaaataattatatttttatttaattaaagatttatattaataaattaaatataattaataattatatttttatttaattaataatttatattaattatttaaatcataattaatataaataattatgctaaattaatattaaatattatttataatgttatattaaattagaattaattaaatttatttacataaaaaaagacttgattgaacacatataTCAATTTTACAATATTTGTCGTCAACTATAGATTTGCattatgtttttttatataattttacaaattagtttaatcttgaattatatattgcgtattattattatgtatgaagttattaattttttaatattaatattttttaatggtaaattatttttaaatttataaattttaataatattattgtaaaaaaatagtaactatattaattttaattaattaattaagtgggaccataatagggactaaagttagttcttcctaatggagaagagaaagatactttgagttcctatttactgtttataacgcaaaagctgatgtggagttactttttatgacaagtGGGGTATAAATAGGGATTGAGATGAGTTCCCTACTAGAGATGGTCTCAATGGCCATAGTACTATGgttgatatttttttatcaaaatatttttcataaaaatttataattaagataATTGACAAATAGAAAATAGAACAAGACCCACCCCATCCCCTTTCTCTCACTCTCTGAAACCCAACCCTAAACCCAGCCACCATTACCATCCCTCCTCGCCGAACTCTTCTCATCGCCGCCGTTTCCTGCAATGGAAAGATCCGCCACCGGTCACCATCCTCCACCGAGCTCCTCGACGGCCATACTGCCACCTCGCCATCGTCCTCCTCCGTGGAGCTGCCAGAACTCAGATTCGGAAGAATGCTGTTGCGGTTGCCGCACGAGTCGTCCTCCTACAAGACTTACCAGCTCCGCCGAGCGCTGATGATGGTGGCGGTTCCTTTGGTACTCGTCACGATTGTGCTTTACGTGTTGCCTTCCATTTCCTCCAACGAGTCCATCGAAGACTACACCCTCACGCACCGCAAGATTTCGCTCGATAACAGAGCCTCTAGCTTCTACGCCGTCTTCTTCGATGCTGCAGCCACATTCACGTTTTCCACTTCGATCGCAATCACATTGGCAAAGATCTCGAGCTATTCGTTCAGGTTGTTGATATCCTACCGATTTGCATTTTGCTTCACTAGTTAATACTTAATAGTGAGATTTGCATTGTACAAGCAATAAGATATTAAAGTTACAATTTGTGTTACACTCATTATTTTTTAGAATAGAGTTCAAAGCTCTTTGTTCATTTGAGATTGATGAGATTGTAAGAAATTTAAGTAAGTATAGAGATAGCAGTTAAAACTTAGAATATGAGGTTTATGCTTACTTTGAAGCCTCATGCTCCTTTGTCAAAGATAATTTCACATGTGCTGGTCCTTCTTCAGCTTTCATCTCAGGAAATGCAACCAAACATGTGGATTTTCTGCTTTCTTAAAGTTAACTACAAGATTATGAGTTTGATGCTCCAGTGAAGCTCCTAGAGAAATATCTATATGCTATGGCACAATCTGTTGATGAGCAACTTCTTGTTGTTTCTCAGGTCTTGGCCTATGCTAtcccttattttaattttttcttttttttaatggaTTTGCTGTTTAACATTTGCTCTTACTTAAACTTTACTATATAGGTTCTGGTGTCTGACATCAATATTGGATATGAGGAGATAGTTAACACTCAGGTAAGAGAAcatttattgatattaaattattaattgttataGATCTTAATCAATGGTTGATTTGAAATGCTTACCCCTTCTCTTTTTGGATTCATATAGGTTCTTGCTTTCAATGGTAAGCCTGTGAAGAATCTGAAGAGCTTGGCCACCATGGTTGAGAACTGTGATGATGAGTTTCTAAAGTTTGATCTGGAATACCAACAGGTTCTCTCTCATGGACTCAGTCGTGTGAATTCTTTTTTTGACTTTCTAAAGTTTTCTGAATTAACATTTAATCTAACTTTCGTGTATCAGTAAGCTGCCCATTCTTCTCTTTACCCATTCTTTACGTATTTCGTTTAAGCATATATTTTTCTAGTTTCTTACGTGAAATTTAATTTGTCATATCAATTAGAAGTTCTTTCTTTCTGtatcttttatataattaaattgaaaGTAAAACTACACTTTAGTCCTAggaaaattttcatttaaaaacttAGCCTGTAAAAGATTAAATGTACTCACTTTAGTCCTTGTAATATTTATGTTGCAACACTTTAGTTTGTAAATGATTATAGGCTTAAATAAGTTTTTGGTCCCTGTAAAATACTCAGATTTTTGGTTTCGGTCTACTAAATTTCAAAAGTTGTCTATTTAAATCCTTGTTGTTAGTttgctttaaagagtggtttcTATATTGTAGAAAGTTTAAGAAATATAAGACTGCTAAGAAGGAGACAAAGGTGGCAATAAGAAAGTCAAAACAAGAGTGTGTGAGAGTCTTTATTAGTCTTTGGGTATGAAGgatgagagatttggatcaacCATGTGGAACTCTGTTTCATTCATTGTTAGCTGAAGTCTATGTAGATGGGCCTGTTGATGTTTGTGAGTTCCATAAGAACAACCAAAGTTGTTAGCATTgtgatttttaacaccaaaggccATTTCAACATGTggattttgatgaattcttttcTTTGTTACTGGTTTATGCCTTTCATGGAAGACACCTCTTTATAACAAATGGTAAGAATCATGGTACAATATGTGCTTTAGAATCATGAATTTCTGTATAAGGTATCACTATTTTCAGAAAAATGGCCCTTGGATGTTTCTGTACACCACAGAAATTATTTTGATTCTAAGTAATGAATCACTATGAAAATCTGAGTCATACTTTTTAGCTGATATCCTATTCACAATTTCTATTTCTCAGGTGGCCTCATATTATTGTTCCAACCTTTAAAATTACTGCGGTGGAATGTCTGCAGAAGATCCAGATTGGGAAACAAATATCACTAGTAAGGTTTGTTCTTGCAGCaatcattttcttttaattttcctaaaatagagaaaagaagacAAGAGAAAATGCTTTATGTCATTCTTACATTGCTCTAAATTTTGGAAGAAAGGATGAAGCTTTCATGGCCACTGTCTACAAGGGAAGCTATAGTGCACTATTATCTGTTTGAGTACTATCAAGATAACTTGGTAGTTGTTCTTTTGAATTCGGTATGTGCCTAGAcccttctttctttgttttttattttgtcttttctttAAGGAAGTTAATTCCAATGTAGATCCAAGTTTCAAGAAATTATGCTTAATGCTTATTGCTTAATTTTCTTTCAGGTTTCTGACTCAAAAAGCATCACTGGCTTCAACAGTGACGTAATTCCTGATAATATTATTGACTCAAAATTTGTCTGTTATATTTTTACACTCTTGTCTGTTATTTTTTTGTGACTTACTTAAATAAGCATTCTTGacaggaatatatatatataggcctaGTAAGGAAACAAAGGTCATTTTTCTGATTTATCCCACTCCATGCAATTCAAAATTACCCCATGATACTTGAGTGGATTCTTATATAAAAGTTTGATTTTTTCTGATTTGTTTCACATGGCATAAGTTTGTAAAATATCAAGATTTGGTTGTGTTTTAATAGGCTTTAGCAGTTCCAAAAAGCTGCTGttgatttttctttcttgttggtACTTGGTTCCATCTAAATTTAATGCATATTGTGGCAAGAAACAATGTTCATTCAAGATAAATTGATATAATGGATCAAATTTCAAATGTTTCGTATGTGACATTTGTCTTTGCCTTTCTACATTGATATGACtggaattaaaagaaaattgaattttgaaacctCAGATTAATAAAGCAGCTATGATCATTGCAGAAGAGGATGCTCAATAGACTGCAAACACTATTTGGTTGGAACATACATTTTATATTGCCataaaataacattttatatTGATTAGGTCACTTTTTGTTTAGGCAAATCAGAGGATGTATGGACTGACGAAGTGGTTGAGTCAGCTACAAAGGTAGTTGGTTCCTTCTTGTGTGAGAATGGAAGCTTGTCATCCACTTGTGGCATGTCAAATGACACCAAGTGAAAATTAATCAAAGGGACCTTTGGACTCAATACATATGCAAGGTCTGTTATGCTTTTTAGAATCCGGGtagcaatttttaattttaatttcttgaaaACTGCATTGTTTgcttactttttatattttggtTCTACGTTGCTTTTGTATTCTTGGTGTACACCACAAATTTCAAACATTTACTTACAGAAAAGCTTTTTGGGAAAACAGTTGGTTATAAACTATAAAGCTACCAGAAAATCCATGTTCGGATGCCAAAAGTATTGCAGTATAAGTTAAACATGTAACTAGTGATGGGCGAAGCACAAGCAAGTGCTGCTTGCAATATCAAATTTTTGTGGTTCATAAAAATTTGCTTCTTGATGATGTACTTGCTTTTTGGCAGGCCTGTGGAGACAGGGTGCTAAGAGGATTACATGAATGGGAACAACACAAAAAGGGTCATGGCCACAGGAAATGTATTTCTAATCTCAAGAGCAAGGCACAAAGTCTTGGTACCTTGGACAAAATGTTTTATTACTATGAATGCAAATAGTTTTATGTATTGTAATTTGCAACCTGCTCCAGTTTTGAAActaggggtgtccatggatcggatccgatccgcatatccgcggtgtttatccgaatccgatccgaaaattgcggatatggatccgatccgcaaggctttcggatcggatcggatcggatccacacactaatcggatcggattgcggattttgtgttggtatccgcgtatccgatccgcatatccgatccgcatatccgcgtatccgcaaaaataaagaaataaataagtaaaatattctttttatgttttattttaactaataattatcatatatgttaaattattttaatttattattcaagaaaagtatgtttaatattattttaagagtaaacatatttaaaagaatagaaaaaataaattttattgatatttttttaataaaaataagcttttaaaaatatttttgtgttttgcggatatatccgatatccgatccgatccgatccgcaagtttgcggatcggatcggatcggatccaaccttaaaaactgcggatattggatccgatccgatccgatgattttagtgc is a window encoding:
- the LOC112783385 gene encoding protease Do-like 9 isoform X1 — its product is MAQSVDEQLLVVSQVLVSDINIGYEEIVNTQVLAFNGKPVKNLKSLATMVENCDDEFLKFDLEYQQVLSHGLSRVNSFFDFLKFSELTFNLTFVYQ
- the LOC112783385 gene encoding protease Do-like 9 isoform X3, giving the protein MAQSVDEQLLVVSQVLVSDINIGYEEIVNTQVLAFNGKPVKNLKSLATMVENCDDEFLKFDLEYQQVASYYCSNL
- the LOC112783385 gene encoding uncharacterized protein isoform X2; translated protein: MSAEDPDWETNITKRMKLSWPLSTREAIVHYYLFEYYQDNLVVVLLNSVSDSKSITGFNSDANQRMYGLTKWLSQLQR